The following DNA comes from Marichromatium purpuratum 984.
CCAGATCGATCTCGGGGAAACGCTCGAGCACCCCGGACTGGTGCAGCGCCTCCTCGAGCCGAGTGCCGCGAGCCACCTCGATGGCACGCAATACCTGCCCCCGCTCGCCGACATAGGCCACCGAGACCTGCAGGTAATCAGTCACGATACACCTCGTCGGCCCGCTTGCAGAAAGCGTCGACCAGGGTATTGGCGATCTGGTTGAAGACGGTGCCGAAGGCCTTGTCGATCAACCGCCCGGAGAACTCGAAGTCCAGCTCCAGCTCGACCTTGGAGGCATCTTCGCGCAACTCGGTAAAACGCCAGCCACCGACGAGCTTGCGGAAAGGGCCGTCGAGCAGGTTGATGCTCATGCGCCCGGGACGCTCGTAGTGGTTGCAGGTGCTGAAGGTCTGGTGGATCCCCATCCGCGACACCTCGATCTGACCGCAGATCTGCTCCGCGCTCTCCGAGATCACCCGGGCGCTCTTGCACCAGGGCAGGAACTGCGGATAGGCACCGACATCATAGACGAGATCGAACATCTGGGCCGCGGAGTACGGCACCAGGGCACTTTTTCTGACTGTAGCCACAACTAATCAAGACCAATCAATTTGAGGATGCCCAGGGCATTGAGCATGACGAGCATTACCGCTGTCGGCGC
Coding sequences within:
- a CDS encoding type II toxin-antitoxin system RatA family toxin produces the protein MATVRKSALVPYSAAQMFDLVYDVGAYPQFLPWCKSARVISESAEQICGQIEVSRMGIHQTFSTCNHYERPGRMSINLLDGPFRKLVGGWRFTELREDASKVELELDFEFSGRLIDKAFGTVFNQIANTLVDAFCKRADEVYRD
- a CDS encoding RnfH family protein, giving the protein MTDYLQVSVAYVGERGQVLRAIEVARGTRLEEALHQSGVLERFPEIDLARNKVGVFGKLAKLDQVLEDGDRIEIYRPLIADPKAARKRRAAGAG